From Solidesulfovibrio carbinoliphilus subsp. oakridgensis, the proteins below share one genomic window:
- a CDS encoding GAF domain-containing protein: MSEKECAYYRTLYEVAKGINSSLEPVTVLRAIVEQVARALGAKACSIRLLDRQGKTLLASTSYGLSRGYLRKGPVEVAKSRLDQETLAGDIVQIKDAGNDPRFQYPDAAKEEGIASVMALPLTVEGRAIGVLRLYSDSFREFDQSEKDFATAIANLSAIAIENARLHQALKTDYELLTAYDYTFHE; this comes from the coding sequence ATGAGCGAAAAGGAATGCGCGTATTACCGCACCTTGTATGAAGTGGCCAAAGGCATCAATTCCAGCCTCGAACCCGTCACCGTGCTCCGGGCCATCGTGGAGCAGGTGGCCAGGGCCCTTGGCGCCAAGGCCTGCTCCATCCGCCTGCTCGACCGCCAGGGCAAGACGCTGCTCGCCAGCACATCCTATGGCCTGAGCCGTGGCTACCTGCGAAAGGGGCCCGTCGAGGTGGCCAAGAGCCGCCTCGACCAGGAAACGCTGGCCGGCGACATCGTGCAGATCAAGGACGCGGGCAACGATCCCCGGTTCCAATACCCCGACGCCGCCAAGGAAGAGGGCATCGCCTCGGTCATGGCCCTGCCGCTGACCGTCGAGGGCCGGGCCATCGGCGTCCTTCGCCTCTATAGCGACAGCTTCCGGGAGTTCGACCAGTCGGAAAAGGACTTTGCCACGGCCATCGCCAACTTAAGCGCCATTGCCATCGAAAACGCCCGCCTGCACCAGGCGCTCAAGACCGACTACGAACTTCTGACCGCCTACGACTACACCTTCCACGAATAG
- the gap gene encoding type I glyceraldehyde-3-phosphate dehydrogenase, producing the protein MDKLRIAINGFGRIGRQVLKAMIERHGDAMEVVAINDLFDVATNLHLLQYDTNYGQLSVPSHAEGDIMVVGDWRIKNFAERDPRGLPWDDLGVDVVVESTGIFRTGPKCQAHIEAGAKKVIITSPAKEEDLTIVLGVNQDAYDPEKHHILSNASCTTNCLAPVAKVIHDRFGIVKGMMTTIHSYTNDQRILDLPHKDLRRARAAACNMIPTSTGAAQAVSLVIPDLKGKFSGLSVRVPTPTVSLVDFVVQLQKPTTTDELRATLKSAAEGPLEGILAFSEKPLVSMDFKADAHSSIVDAEYTTVQDGDMAKVLAWYDNEWGYSCRVADLAAFMAEKGL; encoded by the coding sequence ATGGATAAACTTCGCATAGCCATCAACGGGTTCGGCCGCATCGGCCGCCAGGTTCTCAAGGCCATGATCGAACGCCACGGCGACGCCATGGAAGTCGTGGCCATAAACGACCTCTTCGACGTGGCCACCAACCTCCACCTGCTCCAGTACGACACCAACTACGGCCAGCTCTCCGTGCCCTCCCACGCCGAAGGCGACATCATGGTGGTCGGCGACTGGCGGATCAAAAACTTTGCCGAGCGCGACCCCCGGGGACTGCCCTGGGACGACCTCGGCGTCGACGTGGTGGTCGAGTCCACGGGCATCTTCCGCACCGGCCCCAAATGCCAGGCCCACATCGAGGCCGGGGCCAAAAAGGTCATCATCACCTCGCCGGCCAAGGAAGAGGACCTGACCATCGTCCTTGGCGTCAACCAGGACGCCTACGATCCGGAAAAGCACCACATCCTGTCCAACGCCTCCTGCACCACCAACTGCCTGGCTCCGGTGGCCAAGGTCATCCACGACCGGTTCGGCATCGTCAAAGGGATGATGACCACCATCCACTCCTACACCAACGACCAGCGCATTCTCGACCTGCCCCACAAGGACCTGCGCCGGGCCCGGGCCGCGGCCTGCAACATGATCCCGACCTCCACCGGCGCGGCCCAGGCCGTGTCCCTGGTCATTCCGGACCTCAAGGGCAAGTTCTCGGGCCTGTCCGTGCGCGTGCCGACCCCGACCGTGTCCCTGGTCGATTTCGTGGTCCAGCTCCAAAAGCCGACCACCACCGACGAGCTGCGGGCCACGCTCAAAAGCGCCGCCGAAGGGCCGCTCGAAGGCATCCTGGCCTTTAGCGAAAAGCCACTCGTGTCCATGGACTTCAAGGCCGATGCCCATTCGAGCATCGTGGACGCGGAATACACCACCGTTCAGGACGGCGACATGGCCAAGGTCCTGGCCTGGTACGACAACGAATGGGGCTATTCGTGCCGGGTGGCCGATCTGGCCGCCTTCATGGCCGAAAAGGGCCTCTAG
- a CDS encoding heavy metal translocating P-type ATPase: MIGRFSSLGAYRGLFALREFYLCLAGGGLALAAFLVDRPGAAHWLALALGLGSVAINGLPIVIEAGKGLLERRVNVDELVSLAIVASLFQGEVLTAATVSFIMTLGALVEEAVSDGARRSIAALAGLAPQEAVVLGEDGTERTVPVAGVRVGDRVLVRPGERIAVDAVILSGVTAVDESAITGESLPRERRPGDTILAGTLNFDGRVEARAVKVGEDSTFGKVVSLVVAAEAGKPRAARIVDRYAAWFTPTVLSLAGLTWLFSGDLDRAVAVLVAGCPCALIMAAPTATVAAIGRAARRGILVKGGQFLEEAARADVVLFDKTGTLTLGRPSVTGVTVAPGQTEADVIGCAACLERDCSHPLASAVVAAAEAAGVAVAAPDAMATVVGLGVRGTVAGQAVEVGSPELVGGEEALSPELRRCLAEIRERGATGLVVRREGTVIGVIGVSDTTKDTAARAVAALRELGIATVGILSGDHEKAVATLAGRVGITEYWSGLKPQGKLDILSRFQEKGRRVLFVGDGVNDAPALARANVGVAMGAAGSDVALETADVALTNDDIGRLPFLVYLGRRMVKMIGINIGLGLFFNAVAIFGGAYGILSPIAAAVFHNVGSIVVVLSSASLAFTAEPAAPARAS; the protein is encoded by the coding sequence ATGATCGGTCGTTTTTCGAGCCTTGGCGCCTACCGGGGGCTGTTTGCGTTGCGGGAGTTTTACCTGTGTCTGGCCGGCGGGGGGCTGGCCCTGGCCGCCTTCCTGGTCGACCGGCCCGGGGCCGCCCACTGGCTGGCCCTGGCCCTGGGGCTCGGGTCCGTGGCCATAAACGGCCTGCCCATCGTCATCGAGGCGGGCAAGGGGCTCCTCGAGCGCCGGGTGAACGTGGACGAGCTGGTGAGCCTGGCCATCGTGGCGTCGCTTTTTCAGGGCGAGGTCCTGACGGCGGCCACGGTCAGCTTTATCATGACGCTCGGGGCCCTGGTCGAGGAGGCGGTCAGCGACGGGGCCAGACGGTCCATCGCGGCGCTGGCCGGCCTGGCTCCCCAGGAGGCGGTGGTCCTTGGCGAGGACGGGACCGAGCGGACCGTGCCCGTGGCCGGGGTCCGGGTCGGGGACCGGGTGCTGGTGCGGCCGGGCGAGCGGATCGCCGTGGACGCGGTCATCCTTTCCGGGGTCACGGCCGTGGACGAGTCGGCCATCACCGGCGAGTCGCTCCCCCGGGAGCGCCGGCCCGGGGACACGATCCTGGCCGGCACGCTCAATTTCGACGGCCGGGTCGAGGCCCGGGCCGTCAAGGTTGGGGAGGACTCCACCTTCGGCAAAGTGGTCAGCCTCGTGGTCGCGGCCGAGGCCGGCAAGCCCCGGGCGGCCCGGATCGTCGACCGCTACGCCGCCTGGTTCACGCCGACGGTCCTGTCCCTGGCCGGCCTGACCTGGCTTTTTTCCGGCGACCTGGACCGGGCCGTGGCCGTGCTCGTGGCCGGCTGTCCGTGCGCCCTCATCATGGCCGCGCCGACAGCCACCGTGGCGGCCATCGGTCGGGCGGCCCGCCGTGGCATCCTGGTCAAGGGCGGCCAGTTCCTGGAAGAGGCGGCCCGGGCCGACGTGGTCCTTTTCGACAAGACCGGCACCCTGACCCTGGGCCGGCCGTCCGTGACCGGCGTCACCGTGGCGCCCGGGCAGACCGAGGCCGACGTCATCGGCTGCGCCGCCTGCCTGGAAAGGGACTGCTCCCATCCGCTGGCCTCGGCCGTGGTGGCCGCGGCCGAGGCGGCGGGCGTGGCCGTGGCCGCGCCGGACGCCATGGCCACCGTGGTCGGGCTCGGGGTGCGGGGCACCGTGGCCGGCCAGGCGGTGGAAGTCGGCAGCCCGGAGCTCGTGGGCGGCGAGGAGGCCCTGTCGCCGGAACTGCGCCGGTGTCTGGCGGAGATCCGCGAGCGCGGGGCGACCGGGCTGGTCGTGCGCCGGGAAGGGACGGTCATTGGCGTCATCGGCGTCTCGGACACCACCAAGGACACGGCTGCCCGAGCCGTCGCCGCCCTGCGGGAACTCGGCATCGCCACGGTCGGCATCCTGTCCGGAGACCACGAAAAGGCCGTGGCCACCCTGGCCGGCCGGGTCGGCATCACCGAATACTGGTCCGGGCTCAAGCCGCAGGGCAAGCTCGACATCCTGTCCCGGTTCCAGGAGAAGGGCCGGCGGGTCCTTTTCGTCGGCGACGGCGTCAACGACGCCCCGGCGTTGGCCCGGGCCAACGTCGGCGTGGCCATGGGCGCGGCCGGCTCGGACGTGGCCCTGGAAACGGCCGACGTGGCCCTCACCAACGACGATATTGGCCGGTTGCCGTTTCTGGTGTATCTGGGCCGCAGGATGGTGAAAATGATCGGCATAAACATCGGCCTCGGGCTTTTTTTCAACGCCGTGGCCATTTTCGGCGGGGCCTACGGGATTTTGTCCCCCATCGCGGCGGCCGTCTTCCACAACGTCGGCTCCATCGTGGTGGTGCTCTCCTCGGCCAGCCTCGCCTTCACGGCCGAGCCCGCCGCGCCGGCCCGGGCATCCTGA
- a CDS encoding MarR family winged helix-turn-helix transcriptional regulator — translation MDTEHLTRLLIEFYEKFSSWEHGVVKESGLTLPQMHTLEILGTAGDLRMTELAAKMGVTTGSLTVLVDRLERGGFVSRRPHETDRRSIRVGLTPEGERLSREHHQLHEHLTQEIVCALTPEEAGQLAAMLGKITTCL, via the coding sequence ATGGATACCGAACACCTCACCCGGCTTCTGATCGAGTTCTACGAGAAGTTCTCCTCGTGGGAGCACGGCGTGGTCAAGGAAAGCGGGCTGACCCTGCCCCAGATGCACACGCTCGAGATCCTCGGCACGGCCGGGGATCTCCGCATGACCGAGCTTGCCGCCAAGATGGGCGTCACTACCGGCTCCCTGACCGTGCTGGTCGATCGCCTGGAGCGGGGCGGCTTCGTGTCGCGCCGGCCCCACGAGACCGACCGCCGCTCCATCCGCGTCGGCCTCACTCCCGAGGGCGAGCGCCTGTCCAGGGAGCACCACCAGCTCCACGAGCACCTGACCCAGGAGATCGTCTGCGCGCTGACCCCCGAGGAAGCCGGACAACTCGCAGCCATGCTGGGGAAGATAACGACGTGTTTGTAA
- a CDS encoding integrase core domain-containing protein has translation MPWKKVNPMEERARFIVELSQRRESFAALCRKYGISRETGYKWLRRYQAGEGLGERSRVARHCPHKTPDAVVTLLLALRQENPYWGPKKLVRLLQDVHGIEYPPAKSTAGDILKRHGLITATKAKRRQSGGRLRREDLRQPKQANDVWSADYKGWFRLEDRSICHPLTISDIFSRYVLGCYVFPTQTLERTKEAMRRVFMRYGLPRAIRVDNGTPFGSTGIAGLTGLSVWWLQLGIVVDFIAPGKPEQNGCHERMHRTLKLEATIPPSANLREQQERLESWRERFNSHRPHEALDQATPASIYRPSSRRLPRNEPCFEYPSSFESRTVRRDGMFNWEGRQIFLGEAFAKCRIGLTRNYDDRWLVYLGEHLLGGFCPKDPKRVVPVRSLIS, from the coding sequence ATGCCCTGGAAAAAGGTCAATCCGATGGAAGAACGCGCCCGGTTCATTGTGGAGTTGTCGCAGCGACGGGAATCATTTGCAGCCTTGTGCCGCAAGTATGGGATCAGTCGCGAAACGGGTTACAAGTGGCTGCGCCGCTATCAGGCAGGGGAAGGGCTTGGGGAACGAAGCCGCGTTGCCCGGCATTGCCCGCACAAAACACCTGATGCAGTCGTCACGTTATTACTCGCATTGCGACAGGAGAATCCCTACTGGGGTCCCAAAAAGCTCGTCAGGCTTCTGCAAGATGTGCACGGCATAGAGTACCCACCGGCCAAAAGTACAGCCGGCGACATTTTGAAACGGCACGGATTGATCACCGCCACAAAAGCAAAGCGCCGTCAGTCAGGAGGCCGGTTGCGGCGAGAGGATCTCCGGCAGCCCAAACAGGCAAATGATGTTTGGAGTGCGGATTACAAGGGCTGGTTTCGCCTGGAGGACAGGAGCATTTGCCATCCTTTGACAATCAGTGACATCTTTAGCCGCTATGTCTTAGGGTGTTACGTCTTTCCTACGCAGACGCTTGAACGAACAAAAGAGGCGATGCGGCGGGTGTTTATGCGATACGGCCTGCCACGCGCCATCCGCGTGGACAATGGGACTCCGTTTGGTTCGACCGGGATCGCAGGTTTGACCGGCTTAAGCGTCTGGTGGCTCCAGCTGGGTATTGTCGTGGACTTCATCGCGCCTGGAAAGCCCGAGCAAAATGGCTGCCACGAAAGAATGCATCGGACCTTGAAACTGGAAGCCACTATCCCGCCTTCGGCGAATCTGCGGGAGCAACAAGAACGATTGGAGTCCTGGCGGGAGCGATTTAATAGCCATCGTCCCCATGAAGCACTTGATCAGGCCACGCCGGCTTCAATCTACCGGCCTTCGTCCCGGCGGCTGCCTCGAAACGAACCATGCTTTGAGTATCCCTCCTCTTTCGAAAGTCGGACGGTTCGCCGGGATGGGATGTTCAACTGGGAAGGCAGGCAGATTTTTCTCGGCGAGGCATTTGCGAAATGTCGCATCGGCCTGACCAGAAATTATGATGATCGTTGGCTGGTTTATCTTGGAGAGCACCTGCTCGGCGGGTTTTGCCCCAAAGACCCCAAACGGGTGGTTCCGGTTCGATCCCTGATCAGCTAA
- a CDS encoding AMP-binding protein yields MTFVPPPLHQPPLFDLTLGELLHQTATRFPDQDAVVYVDRDYRLTWRQFDELTDELAKGLMALGIQKGEKVAVWATNVPFWVALMFATAKMGAWLLTVNTAYKRNELKYLMTNSDAENIFIINGFRDSDYIEILYDLAPELRTMQRGAVKSETFPHLKRVCFLGVEKHRGMYSIPEILGLARTVSDEDLRARQATFTCHDVVNMQYTSGTTGFPKGVMLSHHNIVNNGYSIGQRQRFTEKDKLCIQVPLFHCFGCVLAVMACVNHGTTMVFTEVFNPVHSMMSIEQEQCTAIYGVPTMFIAMLEHKLFPKFDFSSLRTGIMAGAVCPIQTMRQVTEKMYMKEITSVYGLTESSPGMTQTDVTDPFHYRVEGVGRAFPHVEVKVADPETGAEVERGKQGELCCRGYNSMKGYYNNPEATAKCIDADGWLHSGDLGVMDEYGYVAITGRIKDMIIRGGENIYPREIEEYLYTMPGIADVQVAGVPSRKYGEEVGAFIILRKDVEMAPEEVRDYCRGQIAWHKIPKYIAFVKEFPLTTSGKVQKYKLRELGAKLFPEAMR; encoded by the coding sequence ATGACCTTCGTGCCTCCTCCGTTGCACCAGCCCCCGCTGTTCGACCTGACGCTCGGCGAATTGCTCCACCAGACGGCCACCCGGTTTCCGGACCAGGACGCCGTGGTCTACGTGGACCGGGATTACCGGCTCACCTGGCGGCAGTTCGACGAACTGACCGACGAGCTGGCCAAGGGGCTCATGGCCCTTGGCATCCAGAAAGGCGAAAAGGTCGCAGTCTGGGCCACCAACGTTCCCTTCTGGGTGGCGCTCATGTTCGCCACGGCCAAGATGGGGGCCTGGCTCTTGACGGTCAACACCGCCTACAAGCGCAACGAGCTCAAATACCTGATGACCAATTCCGACGCGGAAAACATCTTCATCATAAACGGCTTCCGCGACTCGGACTACATCGAGATCCTCTACGACCTGGCCCCGGAGCTGCGCACCATGCAGCGCGGGGCCGTCAAAAGCGAGACCTTCCCGCACCTCAAGCGCGTCTGCTTTCTCGGCGTGGAAAAACACCGGGGCATGTACTCCATCCCCGAGATCCTGGGCCTGGCCCGGACCGTCTCGGACGAGGACCTGCGCGCTCGCCAAGCCACCTTCACCTGCCACGACGTGGTGAACATGCAGTACACCTCGGGAACCACCGGCTTTCCCAAGGGCGTCATGCTGAGCCACCACAACATCGTCAACAACGGCTACTCCATCGGCCAACGCCAGCGGTTCACGGAAAAGGACAAGCTGTGCATCCAGGTGCCGTTGTTCCACTGCTTCGGCTGCGTGCTCGCGGTCATGGCCTGCGTCAACCACGGCACCACCATGGTCTTCACCGAGGTCTTCAACCCGGTCCATTCCATGATGAGCATCGAGCAGGAGCAGTGCACGGCCATCTACGGCGTGCCCACCATGTTCATCGCCATGCTGGAACACAAGCTCTTCCCGAAGTTCGACTTCTCGTCCTTGCGCACCGGCATCATGGCCGGCGCGGTCTGCCCCATCCAGACCATGCGGCAAGTGACCGAGAAGATGTACATGAAGGAAATCACGAGCGTGTACGGGCTGACCGAAAGCTCGCCCGGCATGACCCAGACCGACGTGACCGACCCCTTCCACTACCGGGTCGAGGGCGTGGGCCGGGCCTTCCCCCACGTCGAGGTCAAGGTGGCCGATCCGGAAACGGGCGCGGAAGTGGAACGCGGCAAGCAGGGGGAACTGTGCTGCCGGGGCTACAATTCCATGAAAGGCTACTACAACAACCCCGAGGCCACGGCCAAATGCATCGACGCGGACGGCTGGCTGCACTCCGGCGACCTCGGCGTCATGGACGAGTACGGCTACGTGGCCATCACCGGCCGCATCAAGGACATGATCATCCGCGGCGGCGAGAACATCTACCCGCGCGAGATCGAGGAGTACCTCTACACCATGCCCGGCATCGCCGACGTCCAGGTGGCCGGCGTGCCGAGCCGCAAGTACGGCGAGGAAGTGGGGGCCTTCATCATCCTCAGAAAGGACGTGGAGATGGCTCCCGAGGAGGTGCGCGATTACTGCCGGGGGCAGATCGCCTGGCACAAGATCCCGAAGTACATCGCCTTCGTCAAGGAATTCCCGCTGACCACCAGCGGCAAGGTCCAGAAGTACAAGCTGCGCGAGCTTGGGGCCAAGCTCTTCCCGGAAGCCATGCGGTAA
- a CDS encoding helix-turn-helix domain-containing protein, producing MSDKKLGDRIRTYREAQELSREELSARTGLSVDFLAALEEEDVTPSLGPLLKIALALGQRLGTFMDDQIGGDLCMTCRAELTEDDTVLRKARGKRAAFRYHSLGKGKTDRHMEPFFIEVYPDEEAGGEKPLSSHEGEEFIVVMSGELEVIVGSDRHILGPGDSIYYNSVVPHYVGCGNAPKADIYAVLYIPQ from the coding sequence ATGAGCGACAAAAAGCTTGGTGATCGCATTCGCACTTACCGGGAAGCCCAGGAACTTTCCCGCGAGGAACTCTCCGCCCGTACCGGCCTGTCCGTGGACTTCCTGGCTGCCCTGGAAGAGGAGGACGTCACCCCGTCGCTCGGGCCCCTCCTCAAGATCGCCCTGGCCCTTGGCCAGCGCCTCGGCACCTTCATGGACGACCAGATTGGCGGCGACCTGTGCATGACCTGCCGGGCCGAGCTGACCGAGGACGACACCGTGCTCCGGAAGGCCCGGGGCAAGCGGGCCGCCTTCCGCTACCATTCGCTCGGCAAGGGCAAGACCGACCGGCACATGGAGCCCTTTTTCATCGAGGTCTACCCCGACGAGGAGGCCGGCGGCGAGAAGCCCCTCTCCTCCCACGAGGGCGAGGAGTTCATCGTGGTCATGTCCGGCGAGCTCGAAGTGATCGTCGGGTCCGACCGCCACATCCTCGGACCCGGCGACTCCATCTATTACAACTCGGTGGTGCCCCACTACGTCGGCTGCGGCAACGCGCCCAAAGCCGACATCTACGCCGTGCTCTACATCCCGCAGTAA
- a CDS encoding helix-turn-helix domain-containing protein — protein MSKEIGPVREIAMRLRGIREVTGFSAEALAEATGVSPAQVLQYETGETEIPVSYLYEVAKACGVDLTALLTGDEAHLLAYSLVPAGQGLSVDRRKAYKYQALAYRFHKPSMEPFIVTVPAKQESELEFNRHLGEEFIYMLRGRLEVRLGDDVVTLNPHDSLYFSSRTPHAMRGLDGEEAEFLDVII, from the coding sequence ATGAGCAAGGAAATCGGACCGGTGCGGGAAATCGCCATGCGCCTGCGGGGCATCCGCGAGGTGACGGGCTTTTCCGCCGAGGCCCTGGCCGAGGCCACCGGCGTGTCGCCGGCGCAGGTCCTCCAGTACGAGACCGGGGAAACGGAGATTCCGGTCAGCTACCTGTACGAAGTGGCCAAGGCCTGCGGCGTGGACCTGACCGCGCTTCTGACCGGCGACGAGGCCCATCTGCTCGCCTATTCCCTGGTGCCGGCCGGCCAGGGCCTGTCCGTGGACCGGCGCAAGGCCTACAAGTACCAGGCGTTGGCCTATCGTTTCCACAAGCCGTCCATGGAGCCTTTCATCGTCACGGTGCCGGCCAAGCAGGAATCCGAGCTGGAATTCAACCGGCACCTGGGCGAGGAATTCATCTACATGCTGCGCGGCCGCCTGGAAGTGCGCCTGGGCGACGACGTGGTGACGCTAAACCCCCACGACTCCCTCTATTTCTCCTCCCGCACGCCCCACGCCATGCGCGGCCTGGACGGGGAAGAGGCCGAGTTCCTGGACGTGATCATCTAA
- a CDS encoding AMP-binding protein, with translation MPVAKLRPKSYREMLETIHVSVPENYNFAFDFLDAEAAADPTRPAMIHIGPDGTRRDFDLAWFSRESARMANAFQAAGLAKGDRVMVILYRRVEWWVTMLALHKLGAVPVPSPNLLTPHDIDFRVNYAGIKAVIAEDSVAARVEAARPTCPTLALCVQVGESPLPAGWLDYETIRAAASESFPRTCQCPGGNDTLLIFFSSGTTGMPKMVEHNHGYALGHLATGVYWHNLEPGDIHLTVADTGWGKAVWGKFYGQWMAGATVFTWDFRGKFAPAELLDVMCAHKVTTFCAPPTVYRFLVREDLKKYDLSALRYCTTAGELLNDGVFRAWKEITGLPIYEGYGQTETCLQIATFPCMTPKPGSIGRPTPGWNVAILDEEGKVCAPGVEGEICLRLEDGKNLGLFTGYLLEPEKTASVMVDGYYHTGDKAWMDEDGYYWFLGRTDDLIKSSGYRIGPFEVESALITHKAVVEAAVTGVPDPVRGQAVKATVVLAPGYEASEELAKELQNHVKKETAPYKYPRIIDFVPELPKTISGKIKRAEIRAKDANREI, from the coding sequence ATGCCTGTCGCCAAACTGCGGCCCAAAAGCTATCGTGAAATGCTCGAGACCATCCACGTCTCCGTGCCCGAGAACTACAATTTCGCCTTCGATTTCCTCGACGCCGAGGCCGCCGCGGACCCGACCCGGCCGGCCATGATCCATATCGGCCCGGACGGCACCCGCCGGGACTTCGACCTGGCCTGGTTCAGCCGCGAATCGGCCAGGATGGCCAATGCCTTCCAGGCGGCCGGCCTGGCCAAGGGCGACCGGGTCATGGTCATCCTCTACCGCCGGGTGGAGTGGTGGGTGACCATGCTGGCCCTGCACAAGCTTGGCGCCGTGCCGGTCCCGTCCCCGAACCTGCTCACCCCCCACGACATCGATTTCCGTGTCAACTATGCCGGCATCAAGGCCGTCATCGCCGAGGACTCGGTGGCCGCCCGGGTCGAGGCCGCCCGGCCCACCTGCCCGACGCTCGCCCTGTGCGTCCAGGTCGGGGAGTCCCCCCTGCCGGCCGGCTGGCTCGACTACGAAACCATCCGCGCCGCGGCGTCGGAATCCTTCCCCCGCACCTGCCAGTGCCCGGGCGGCAACGACACCCTGCTCATCTTTTTCTCCTCCGGCACCACCGGCATGCCGAAGATGGTCGAGCACAACCACGGCTACGCCCTGGGCCACCTGGCCACCGGCGTCTACTGGCACAACCTGGAGCCCGGCGACATCCACCTCACCGTGGCCGACACCGGCTGGGGCAAGGCGGTCTGGGGCAAGTTCTACGGCCAGTGGATGGCCGGGGCCACGGTCTTTACCTGGGACTTCCGGGGCAAGTTCGCGCCGGCCGAACTCCTCGACGTCATGTGCGCCCACAAGGTGACCACCTTCTGCGCCCCGCCCACGGTCTACCGTTTCCTGGTGCGCGAGGACCTCAAAAAATACGACCTCTCGGCCCTCAGGTACTGCACCACCGCCGGCGAACTCCTAAACGACGGCGTGTTCCGGGCCTGGAAGGAAATCACGGGCCTTCCCATCTACGAAGGCTACGGCCAGACCGAAACCTGCCTGCAGATCGCCACCTTCCCCTGCATGACGCCCAAGCCCGGCTCCATCGGCCGGCCGACGCCGGGCTGGAACGTGGCCATCCTCGACGAGGAGGGCAAGGTCTGCGCCCCGGGCGTGGAAGGCGAAATCTGCCTCAGGCTCGAGGACGGCAAGAACCTCGGGCTTTTTACCGGCTACCTGCTCGAGCCGGAAAAGACCGCCAGCGTCATGGTGGACGGCTACTACCACACCGGGGACAAGGCCTGGATGGACGAGGACGGCTACTACTGGTTCCTCGGCCGCACCGACGATCTCATCAAGTCGAGCGGCTACCGCATCGGACCCTTTGAAGTGGAAAGCGCGCTCATCACCCACAAGGCCGTGGTCGAGGCGGCCGTGACCGGCGTGCCCGATCCGGTGCGCGGCCAGGCCGTCAAGGCCACGGTCGTCCTGGCCCCGGGCTACGAAGCCTCGGAAGAGCTGGCCAAGGAACTGCAGAACCACGTCAAGAAGGAAACCGCCCCCTACAAGTACCCGCGCATCATCGACTTCGTCCCCGAACTGCCGAAGACCATCAGCGGCAAGATCAAACGCGCCGAGATCCGCGCCAAGGATGCGAACAGGGAGATATAA
- a CDS encoding potassium channel family protein has product MERTRLYIFAAVFFGVALAGTLGFMHVEGLGALDALYFSVVTITTVGYGDIHPVTATGKLLAMALILSGGGTFFGILAAAVEMFLGRREKRVRGQKLDMIIGLFFSQVGSTLVRRLIRADAGVAFLKENLDVSLRWDKENFRKAQAILRDYAYDVDMAALDLPALGKLLSDNSEFLVRLLENPNILEHEAFTSLLQAVFHLKEELAHRRDLEHLPRADLEHLRVDVRRIYSQILIQWLHYLDHIKENFPYFFSFQCRVTPFLAGEDATVRE; this is encoded by the coding sequence ATGGAACGCACCCGCCTCTACATCTTTGCCGCCGTCTTTTTCGGCGTGGCCCTGGCCGGCACCCTGGGCTTCATGCACGTGGAGGGGCTCGGGGCCCTGGACGCCCTGTACTTTTCCGTCGTCACCATCACCACCGTCGGCTACGGCGACATCCATCCGGTCACGGCCACGGGAAAGCTTTTGGCCATGGCCCTTATTTTGTCCGGCGGCGGCACGTTTTTCGGCATCCTGGCCGCGGCCGTGGAGATGTTTCTCGGCCGCCGGGAGAAGCGGGTGCGCGGGCAAAAGCTCGACATGATCATCGGGCTTTTTTTCAGCCAGGTCGGCTCGACCCTTGTGCGCCGGCTGATCCGGGCCGACGCCGGGGTGGCGTTTTTAAAGGAGAACCTCGACGTCTCGCTGCGCTGGGACAAGGAAAATTTCCGCAAGGCCCAGGCTATCCTGCGCGACTACGCCTATGACGTGGACATGGCCGCCCTGGACCTGCCGGCCCTGGGCAAGCTCCTGTCCGACAACTCGGAATTTCTGGTCCGGCTCCTGGAAAACCCCAACATCCTGGAGCACGAGGCCTTCACGTCGCTTTTGCAGGCGGTCTTTCACCTGAAAGAGGAGCTGGCCCACCGGCGCGACCTGGAACACCTGCCCCGGGCCGACCTCGAACACCTGCGCGTGGACGTGCGGCGCATCTATTCCCAGATCCTCATCCAGTGGCTCCATTACCTGGACCACATCAAGGAAAACTTTCCCTACTTTTTTTCCTTCCAGTGCCGGGTGACGCCGTTTCTGGCCGGGGAGGACGCCACCGTGCGGGAGTAG